Part of the Carnobacterium pleistocenium FTR1 genome is shown below.
TGCGCTAAAAACCCAATAATTTATTAATCCTAAAATTCCTGATATTGTTATTAAAGAAACATAATCTGACATTATTTATCATCTTTCTTAGGTAATCTATCAGGAACCTTTTTTCCTGGAGTTGTGGGTCGCTTTATACTTTTTTCTTCGTTGGAATACTTTTTCCCTGATGTTTCAATTACTTTTTTCAACTCTTCTTCTTTCATATTATCCCTCCTTTTAATTCAATTATAACAAAAAATCCTACTAATTAATGCAGAATTTTTATAAAGAAGGTGTTTACCTTAAAATTGATTGCACTGTCAATTTTATGATGTTCTCTTAATTTATTTTCACATTAAAGAATATCTAGTTTAAATCTTTCTTTTATTGATTATTCTTGTATAAGTATTTATAGAAAGTATACCTTAAGCGAATTCGCTACTTCTATTAGTTGGTGGTACTTGTATTACAAAAGTAAAAAATATTTTCATGCAAATACAAGAGTCGTCTGAACTTTTCCCGTTTCTAAACAGTCTTGGATTTTAGATTTAGCTCTGTTCACTAACATTTGTACCGCTCCCCTTGTGATTTCCATAAAATAAGCTGTTTCAGCATAAGTATGTCCTTCACCCATTATATATCTATAAGCTTCTCTTTCACGTTTTGACAAACAATCTAATATCTCGTTCATCCGAGTATCTTCTTCAAGAGTCAATTCTCTACCTTCAACAGTTGATTGCATGCGATAAGCTTTCATTGAAAGAATATCTATTTCTGCCCATAACTCTGTTCTTTGATATCTTGATTTATTTGTAATACCTCTTTTCAAACCAGGTTCTCTAGCGTTTTCTAACCAAGAAATAGCATACTCCATATCACTAATCATTCCACTAATTGTTCTTAATTCAACTTCCATATCATTCGTCCATTCATCAATCCTATTTGATAGTTTTAGTTCATCTTTAAAGGACTTTCGTTTCATTCTTTCCAAACGCAATTCCCTGAGTCCTTTTTTATACTCATCTGATAACTCATCTGCATAATGCCACATAAATATACCTCCTTTTTTATTTACAAAAAAAGAGGACACCTAACCCAACGTAAATTAATACGTTAAAGTTAAATGTCCTCTTGTATGTCAAGTCAGACTATATTTTAATTTTCTTTTTTGTTAGGTCTTCAATATAAGTAACTTTTCCTTCATGAGTAAGTACCTCTACAGTTGATTTACCGTAATCAGGCAATTCCTTAAGCATTGCTATGCCGTTTGTTAAAACTATTATACCATTTTTTATTTCAGTTAGCTTTAAATCTTCCAATTCCATTCGAGTAAAATCCATTTAATTTAACCCCCAACTTGGTTGTTATCTTTAACTAAAGAATTTAGTACTCTTATTATGTTATTTATACTATGCCATTCATGATGTAGGATGGACGAGTCAGAATTCATGACCATTTCATGAGCAATTTCCGCTCTATTTTTTGTTTGAAGAGCTATTTCTTTATCGATAGCTCTTCTTAAACCTAACCCCCTAAGAGCAATTCTATAAACTCTTTTATGTTGGCCGATAGTAAATTCATTAAACTTTATTCCATTCATCTTTTTGATAAATGCTGAATCATCTGCTACATTTTGATTTTTATTGGGCTGATATTCATCAATAAAGTTTGTACTTTGAGCTAATTGTACATGTTTTCTATCTATTCTCGTCTTCATAATTAATTACTCCTTATATGAGATTTATTAGAATGGTAAATCATCATCTGATATATCATGCTGCGCTACTCCATCCTTTGAGTATGGTTTCGTTTCTGGCCTTGAATAATTTGAGCTTGTCTGGTTTGAATTGTAGTTTTGGGTATTTGTCTGAGCAGGAGCTTGTCGCTCTGTATCGGTTGTTTTTTGGCTATTTTTGGCATCTAAGAAACTGATGACTTCTGCCACTACTTCGGTAACATATACACGTTGTCCTTGTTGATTGTCATAAGAACGAGTTTGGATCCTTCCTTCAATTCCTACTAACGAACCTTTGCTTGTATAATTTGCTAAAGACTCTGCCGTTTTTCTCCAAACGACACAATTGATGAAATCTGCTTCCTTTTCTCCTTTTTGATTTGTAAACTGTCTGTTTACAGCTAAAGTAACTGTTGCGTTAGCTGTTCCACTTGATGTGTATCTTAATTCAGGATCTTTCGTTAGTCGTCCAACCAGCACCACATTATTAATCATTTATACCCTCCTACTTTTTACGTTTATTTTTTCTTTTTGGACGTTCGTTTATTTTCCTTTTAAATTGATCATGTTTAATCTGTGCATCAAACCTTGCTTGATCACGACTGTTTGAACTGTAACTCAAGTAATTATCATTCTTCATTTACCTAACCACCTTTTCATTTTTTAATATATTCCATTTTTTTGGTTCTTCTGTAATTTTTATTTATATCTCTTTTTAGATGAAATTTAAAATGCCGTTCATGTATTCAACCTCATAACCTTTAATATCTGATTGATTGACTGATTTTTTCTTAAAGATGAACTGCATATCTCTCCAAATTTCCCAAGGGATCTTATAAAAGTTTCTCATTTCAAAACTAACTAGCACAAAACATTCGGCTCCTAATTTATGGTGACTTGTAAAGTTTTCAATTTGTTCGAGGCTTAATCTATCTTGTGCGATTGATTTTCCGTTCGTGTGTTTGGCTTCAAAAATAATAGTACGGCCACCTTTTAAAACGCCTTTAAAATCTGGTTGTGCTTGTTTCTCAAACACTGCTTTAAATATTCCTTTTGATTTATCCAATGTTTCAAGAATACGCATAGGCTCTGGCGTCTTTTGGATATCCGCTATCTGGTGCTGCTTATAGTAGCGACAAGTAATTTCTATGACGCTTTCGAAATATTGGCCATTCTTTTTTGCAGAAGCCCCAGCTATTTGTTTATCATTGCGAGTCTTTTTAAAATATTCTTTTGGCTTAGATATTGTTCGGGATCCGTTTGCGTAATTTTTAGGGATAAATTTATTCATCGTTGCCTCCCTTTTTTATATTAAATGTATCCAAACTCACATTTAAAACTTCAGCAATAGAACACATATTTAAAAATGACATATCTTTCGTTCTTCCACTTTTTAAGTGATAAAGGCAGTTTACACTTAACCCTGCTTTCTTTGTAAGTTGATAAATGCTTATTTGTTTTTTATTAATCTCTTTTTCTATTACTTCCCATAACATTATTATGAAACCCCTCTCTCAATCAATTAATTGAATTCAGTATTTATTTTTGTACACAATTTATTGTGATATAGTAGATAATAAAACTAATATAATATTGGAGGTAGAAGATGGATCCTACACTTTTAACGATGGCAACAGCATTTGGAACTTCTCTTGCAACAAATACTGGTTCTCAACTTTTTTCTGGACCAATGCAAACATTAAATGATTGGTGGTATGTTAAGTATGGCCATAAATCTTCTGAAGAAAGAGCTTTATTAGTAGCTGCTCAAGAGCAAAAAGTAAATTTGCTTAAATCAGAAATTTTCGAAAAAGTAACTGATATTCCTGATGAACATCTACAAGAACCACCTATTAGTATTTTAGGACCTGCGATTGAAGCCTCAAGATTTTATATAGATGAGGAAGAAATTCGTAAAATGTTTGCTAACTTAATTTCCTCTTCTTTAGACCAAAGAAAAAATGAAACCATTCATCATTCATTCGTAGAAATAATTAAGCAAATGTCACCAAATGATGCAGACATTTTTGCATTATTTAGCCAACAAAAAGCCTTACCGTTTGTTGATTATAAAATTACCCATGATTCTTTTGAGAACAAAGTAATTAATTCTGAATTATTCTTTATGGAGCTAGGTAACAACTACAACATGCACTCTATATCTATTATTAATCTAGAAAGATTAGGTCTTATAAAAATAAATAATGATAAATGGTTAATTGATGAGACAGAATATGATAAGTTTTCTAATAATAATTTTTATTTGAATTTAAAAGAAAATAACAGTTTTGAAGCTATTAGAAAAGATTATGCAAAATACGTAGATTTCTCGGGTAGAGAGGAAGCAAAAAAAAATTTAAAACTTGATGATGATCAATTAAATAAAAATTTAAAGAAAAGTCAAATAGCCATTTCTAAAGGTGTTCTTACTACTACACCTTTAGGTTCTGCTTTTCTAAAAATTTGTTTTTAAACCTTACTTAATATGTTTTTAATCTAATTTAACCTGAAGCGCTTCATTAATTGTATTAATAATTTTTTTTTGATATCTTTTTGCATCAGGCACCCACTGTGTCTGTTTTCTTTATTCTGCTTACTTTTTTTCATATTTCTTACCTCCTAAACTTTTAAAAATATTTTCGTGAGCTGGAACCATATATGGTCTGTTTAATGTTGCTATGATGTAAGCTTTCATTTAATTTACCTCCTTAATTAAAGCTAGCTTCTGGTTTTTCTTCCGGTTCAACGTCTTCATCAAGATCTTCCTCGTCTACTTCTAATTTGACGTATGCTTGAGTTAGATTCATCATGTATACTTCGAAGTCGTTTAAATGTCTTAAGCTATTTAAATCGCTAGTTGATTTGAAATCAATATCCCAGGTACCGTTTGAATATTTTTCCCAGCGTGACAAAGGTATTAATACATTCATTTTTTCATCATGTTCACATTCAAATATTAAGGTTGCGCGTTCAATCGAACTCCACGAACGGCCTGCTTCATCTTTTTCAAACCGCGCGCTTACTGGAACGTTTACGTAACAAGGTTCATCGTCATAATCAATTTCTAAACCGGATGTATCAACGTCTCCAGAAACGTATTCAATCCACTTTCCAAATAATTTAGTTACCGTAGTTTCCTTTTCTAAATCAGCGACCGGAGTAATCAAACCTTTGAAATTTTTAAGTATTTTTTTGTTATCTATCGTTGTTTCCTTCAACACTTTGACCATCACATCATCTAATTTAACAATGTATTCTGAGTAATCTCGGTTCTCTAAATAAGGAACCATAACTGACTTAATTTGCTTTTGAATTACTTCAGTCACGTCACCATAACGACCAAACAATTGATCTAAAGCACTGTTTACTCCTTCTTCTAATTTCTCTGATACTATTTTTTCAATTGTTCCGTCTTGCATTTTTTTAGTGATGACGTCTTGAATACTATTTTCTAAGTTCATTTATTTATCCACCTTTTCTTTTAATAGTTTTATAAATACATTGGCCATTTCGTCGTCGCCTTCTTTAATGAGTTGTGCGACTCTTAGCGTTAGCCCTTTAGTAATAAACCTTTTTCCTGAAGAAAATCCGAAACAAAATGTTGCGACTAAGTTTACTAACACAGCAATAATCATTTGGCTGTTCCCTTCATTCTTGATAATTCAGCTGTTTTCATATGAATATCTGCGATAATTAGGCCTGTTCTAGTCATATCTGAATTATTCCTAATCAAGTGGTATCGATTCATAACCAATAGCTTGTTTTTAGGTATCATAATTAAGTTATCGATATCAAAGTTACGCCTATCTCCATCCGCGAAGATGACTACGTTGTTTGCTTTTATAGTTCCAAAAAACTCTTCGTAGATCACTTTATGCTTTGCCTTCCAAATATTAGGGTTAGCTATTTTGATATCGACGTAATCATCTCCATTAACTCTTTCAGACCCTACCGACATTTTATTTGGAGGCTCTTGGCCTTTTTTGAATGATGTTTTGTTCGTTTGGCCAGGAAACTTCTTCCCTTTATTTACAGGAACGTGACCTTTCTCAAAATTACCAGTAAGACCACTAGCAATATTATGATTTCTTTTGTAACTTTTAACCTGGCTTGCTTGCAGATTTAAACCAAATTTTTCATTGATCATGTCTGCTAACTTTTGACTAGGTGTGCCGAAAGCATTTTCTCGAAAAAAAACGATTTTGTGTTTCGTTCAGCAGCTTAGTCATGTTAGCCCTCCAACATTTTTGGTGTGACGTTTTCAGAATGTGGAAACTCATTTCTGAATGTTTCAGCTTTCAATACCAATGATCCGTTGTTAATGATTTGAGTAGCTACGGACGTGATAGCTTTAGTTCTGCCAATTTCTTCGGTCAAAGCTTCGCCTATCAAATCTTCTTCCCCTAATCGTTCTAATTGAGCATATAAATGGTTGTTTAAATCTCCTAGCGTGTTTCTCATGACATTTCCTCCTAGAATAATGTTATTTGTTCTACAAAATGAAGATTTTCTTTACGATTTTTACTGTATTCAGTTGGTACAAATACCAAGCTTGGTTCTTTGCTTCCTGAAGTTCCTGGCATTTCTTCAATATGAAAATCATCGTCGATATAAAGAAACTTTTCAGTGATCAATACACCTGGTATAAAAACTTTTTTGTTTTTGTCGAATTTTTTTAATTCTTTTATCAAAATTTCCGCAGTAACTTGCATCGTTTGCCTCCTGGAAGGATTTAACAGTCACTAGTGTCCGACTTTAAATCCATGAAGTGTATCTTCTATTTTTGATTCTTTTTCTTTATCAAAGTTCTGAATCTTTTTAAGTCTTTCCGTGAACGCTGCTTTCTCTTCATCGCTCATAGGAGTCTCTTTAACTGGTTGACTATCTTCTGCTGCCCAATCAGGTAACGTTTCTTTTCTAGTGGATTGATTGCCGTAAGAAGACTTGTTCTTGCTATTCTCAAAAGATACATCTGCAGATTTGACTTGGTCCATATTCTTGATATCTTTTTTAGCCCAGTTTTTCATGATGCCTTCAGCGTATCTATAGCCTTTTTGGTCTAGCGCTGCTCTCTTCATCGCTTCGATAACCAACTCTTCGCTTAGATCATCAATCCAGTACTCTATATTTTGAGAAGTGATTGAATTTTCTACTCCAAAGTTATTTTGATAAAATTCATGAGCGTTAGGACCAGCAGGAACAACATCATCATTTTCGGTTTTATTCTGGTTCTGGTTATTATTCTGGTTTTGGTTCTGGTTCTGGTTCTTATTGCCGACCCCTATCGGTACTGTATTTTCAATTTCAGAACCACTATCGATACTGTATGGATACTCTATATTTTTTGTTTTGATAGGGTATTTATAGCTTTTGCATTGTTCGACCACTTCGTTAAGGAATTTAGTAGTTTTTACATTTACCAATTCTCTATCTATAACCGTAGCAACTTTTGGAGAAGTACCTTTATTAAATTTCAACCAGTTTTTTAGAAATATTTCTTTATTTTTATCGTTGTATTCAATACGTCCGTGATTGATAAATTTGTTCAACATCAAATCGACTTTTTCAATTGACCAACCTGTGTCAAATGCAACGATTTTTTTATTGATTCTATAGATTCCGCATTGAGTCGTTTTGTCATTGGTCATCAGATAGAGATAAAAGTATTTTTCTTCAGGATCCAACTCAATGATTAACTCATCTTGCCAAAAGCTAATTTGAATCTGTCTATAAATCGCCATTGATACCGCTCCTTCCTAAGCGACGTAAACCGGAACTCCGGTTATTGCTTGTATTTCTTTTTTAAAGCGTGCTGCGTCTGAATTAGCATCGGATAAGTGGAGCAACCAAACCTCTTGCAGCTGACTCATGTCATTCGACCTAATAAACGTTTTTACATTTTCTAATTCAAAATGGCTTTTTAACAATCTTTTTTTTCGATAGGCTCCGATACGTCCTGAAGCTATGTTTTTATCCAGGATGTCTAACGAATAATTACATTCGACCATTAAATGTGTAATGCCTGGAAATTTGTACCTGACATAAAAAGTGTCTGTCGCGAATAATAAACGATCATCGTTTTTTGATTTAATGAAAAATCCAAGTGGTTCATTCACATCGTGTTCTACATCAAAGGGAAGGACTTCCCAACTGCCAATATTTTGCTGCTTTAAGGGTTTTAAAATAGTTGACCGATAACTAGGCAGGTTCAATACTCCTTGTGTGCCTTCGCTTAAAAAAACGTTCATTCCAGTCTGTTTAATAACTTGGTCTACGTATTTTTTGTGGTCACCGTGTTCGTGAGTAATCAGGCAGCCATCTACAGACTGCCAATCAACTTCATTCATCTTTTTTAAACTTATGCCAGCCTCTAACATTAAGGATCTCTCACCATCAGATATAACATAAGAGTTCCCATCACTATTAGAGCCGTAAACATTTACTTTAATCATGATCAGAATACTGGTTCATCTTGTAAAGGTGGGTTCTTTGAATCGAACAAAGCGTTTTGTTTAAACTCGGATGCATCATTTTTGTTTTCATCTTCTTTTTCTGTTTTATCTAATTTATCTGCTTTTTTAATATTATTTGGTTTTTCTTCAAAATCGATAACTTGCTTATTAGCATTTTTGTCAATCTCTTGTTGGGCTTGTCCGGATAGGTCTGCTCCTTCATTAACGCCGCTTTCCTCTTCTGTATATAAAGCTCCGGTATTGTCCGGAAAAGCTTCACGCAAAGCGTTAACGATTGCTGTTTTACGGATCATGTTCAAAGGCATATCTTTCCACGTTGCTTGACCTTTGCTAAATTCAGAAAGAGAAAGCCTTACACTGATTGGACGTTCACGATCTTTGCGATAAACTTTAGCCCATCCGCCTATCAGCACATCACTTTTAAGCTTCACCGCTCCTTCAATTTCAGTCAGTTCATCTTTGCGTTCTACGATGATTCCAGCTTCTAATCCACTGTATTGAGCGTGTGATTCAGCACGTTTCATGAACGCTTCTTTTGACACAATGATTTGCGCTGGTTGACTACCAAATTTGATTAAATATGCTTCATTTAAGAATGGATTCAATTTTTGGAA
Proteins encoded:
- a CDS encoding sigma factor-like helix-turn-helix DNA-binding protein, which codes for MWHYADELSDEYKKGLRELRLERMKRKSFKDELKLSNRIDEWTNDMEVELRTISGMISDMEYAISWLENAREPGLKRGITNKSRYQRTELWAEIDILSMKAYRMQSTVEGRELTLEEDTRMNEILDCLSKREREAYRYIMGEGHTYAETAYFMEITRGAVQMLVNRAKSKIQDCLETGKVQTTLVFA
- a CDS encoding XtrA/YqaO family protein — protein: MDFTRMELEDLKLTEIKNGIIVLTNGIAMLKELPDYGKSTVEVLTHEGKVTYIEDLTKKKIKI
- the ssb gene encoding single-stranded DNA-binding protein encodes the protein MINNVVLVGRLTKDPELRYTSSGTANATVTLAVNRQFTNQKGEKEADFINCVVWRKTAESLANYTSKGSLVGIEGRIQTRSYDNQQGQRVYVTEVVAEVISFLDAKNSQKTTDTERQAPAQTNTQNYNSNQTSSNYSRPETKPYSKDGVAQHDISDDDLPF
- a CDS encoding Holliday junction resolvase RecU, translating into MNKFIPKNYANGSRTISKPKEYFKKTRNDKQIAGASAKKNGQYFESVIEITCRYYKQHQIADIQKTPEPMRILETLDKSKGIFKAVFEKQAQPDFKGVLKGGRTIIFEAKHTNGKSIAQDRLSLEQIENFTSHHKLGAECFVLVSFEMRNFYKIPWEIWRDMQFIFKKKSVNQSDIKGYEVEYMNGILNFI
- a CDS encoding helix-turn-helix domain-containing protein, which produces MLWEVIEKEINKKQISIYQLTKKAGLSVNCLYHLKSGRTKDMSFLNMCSIAEVLNVSLDTFNIKKGGNDE
- a CDS encoding DUF4393 domain-containing protein, with amino-acid sequence MDPTLLTMATAFGTSLATNTGSQLFSGPMQTLNDWWYVKYGHKSSEERALLVAAQEQKVNLLKSEIFEKVTDIPDEHLQEPPISILGPAIEASRFYIDEEEIRKMFANLISSSLDQRKNETIHHSFVEIIKQMSPNDADIFALFSQQKALPFVDYKITHDSFENKVINSELFFMELGNNYNMHSISIINLERLGLIKINNDKWLIDETEYDKFSNNNFYLNLKENNSFEAIRKDYAKYVDFSGREEAKKNLKLDDDQLNKNLKKSQIAISKGVLTTTPLGSAFLKICF
- a CDS encoding HNH endonuclease signature motif containing protein, giving the protein MINEKFGLNLQASQVKSYKRNHNIASGLTGNFEKGHVPVNKGKKFPGQTNKTSFKKGQEPPNKMSVGSERVNGDDYVDIKIANPNIWKAKHKVIYEEFFGTIKANNVVIFADGDRRNFDIDNLIMIPKNKLLVMNRYHLIRNNSDMTRTGLIIADIHMKTAELSRMKGTAK
- a CDS encoding DnaD domain-containing protein, with translation MAIYRQIQISFWQDELIIELDPEEKYFYLYLMTNDKTTQCGIYRINKKIVAFDTGWSIEKVDLMLNKFINHGRIEYNDKNKEIFLKNWLKFNKGTSPKVATVIDRELVNVKTTKFLNEVVEQCKSYKYPIKTKNIEYPYSIDSGSEIENTVPIGVGNKNQNQNQNQNNNQNQNKTENDDVVPAGPNAHEFYQNNFGVENSITSQNIEYWIDDLSEELVIEAMKRAALDQKGYRYAEGIMKNWAKKDIKNMDQVKSADVSFENSKNKSSYGNQSTRKETLPDWAAEDSQPVKETPMSDEEKAAFTERLKKIQNFDKEKESKIEDTLHGFKVGH
- a CDS encoding MBL fold metallo-hydrolase, whose protein sequence is MIKVNVYGSNSDGNSYVISDGERSLMLEAGISLKKMNEVDWQSVDGCLITHEHGDHKKYVDQVIKQTGMNVFLSEGTQGVLNLPSYRSTILKPLKQQNIGSWEVLPFDVEHDVNEPLGFFIKSKNDDRLLFATDTFYVRYKFPGITHLMVECNYSLDILDKNIASGRIGAYRKKRLLKSHFELENVKTFIRSNDMSQLQEVWLLHLSDANSDAARFKKEIQAITGVPVYVA
- the bet gene encoding phage recombination protein Bet is translated as MANENALTKPMEYEVNGNEVKLSGNMVAQYLTRGNGAVSEQEVVMFMQLCKFQKLNPFLNEAYLIKFGSQPAQIIVSKEAFMKRAESHAQYSGLEAGIIVERKDELTEIEGAVKLKSDVLIGGWAKVYRKDRERPISVRLSLSEFSKGQATWKDMPLNMIRKTAIVNALREAFPDNTGALYTEEESGVNEGADLSGQAQQEIDKNANKQVIDFEEKPNNIKKADKLDKTEKEDENKNDASEFKQNALFDSKNPPLQDEPVF